A stretch of Shewanella dokdonensis DNA encodes these proteins:
- a CDS encoding M1 family aminopeptidase, with protein MIGPYPFGDEKMGVVHTPFLGMEHQTINAYGNGYAQSIFGYDGLLQHELAHEWFGNQVTNANWDDYWLHEGFGTYMQPLYAQYLWGNMAYNAELYQIRAKITNKAAVVSGQSQTEESVYDAERGPGQDIYNKGALVLHTLRHYLGDDKFFQAVRELVYGTATPQPGNFKPRYSSTQEFIEIVNRISGQDMHWFFDNYLYQAQLPKLAVNRNGEQLQLRWLQTKSAFPMPVEVMVDGELHTVAMPTGQGSLNIGAAARVQVDPQQYILKDRPHFAIYHAWEKARRAQAAPAKNKSAKNRH; from the coding sequence ATGATTGGGCCTTATCCGTTTGGCGATGAGAAAATGGGTGTGGTGCACACGCCTTTTCTAGGGATGGAACACCAAACGATCAACGCCTATGGTAACGGCTACGCACAAAGTATTTTTGGTTATGACGGTCTGCTGCAACACGAATTAGCCCACGAATGGTTTGGTAATCAGGTCACTAACGCTAACTGGGATGATTATTGGCTACATGAGGGTTTTGGCACGTACATGCAGCCACTTTATGCACAGTATCTGTGGGGCAATATGGCTTATAACGCCGAGCTGTACCAAATCCGCGCCAAGATAACCAACAAGGCGGCGGTAGTCTCTGGCCAATCACAAACAGAGGAATCCGTCTACGATGCTGAACGCGGCCCAGGGCAAGATATATACAACAAGGGTGCCTTGGTACTGCATACGCTACGACACTATCTGGGCGATGATAAATTTTTCCAGGCAGTACGCGAATTAGTCTATGGCACCGCAACCCCACAGCCAGGCAATTTCAAACCGCGCTATAGCAGCACCCAGGAGTTTATTGAGATTGTCAATCGCATCAGTGGCCAAGATATGCACTGGTTCTTCGACAATTATCTGTATCAGGCACAACTTCCTAAGCTCGCAGTAAACCGTAACGGGGAGCAGTTACAACTGCGTTGGTTGCAGACTAAATCGGCCTTTCCAATGCCGGTCGAAGTGATGGTAGATGGAGAACTTCACACTGTTGCCATGCCAACAGGACAAGGCAGCCTGAACATCGGCGCTGCGGCACGTGTACAAGTCGACCCGCAGCAGTACATTCTTAAAGACAGACCGCATTTTGCAATTTATCATGCATGGGAAAAAGCCCGTAGAGCGCAGGCGGCTCCGGCCAAGAACAAATCAGCCAAGAACCGTCATTGA
- the glpG gene encoding rhomboid family intramembrane serine protease GlpG, with product MQEIGRLPNERAALALIDYLRGQGIACQLVHLERGVAICVEQPQQANVARKAFFDFIRNPGDNKYRQASWEHGDNRQAPDYGAPSLQLFSQFITGAGPLTLLVMAACIIIFAVMNLGGEAIIFNSLGFFGSSAATSAAQVWRLFTPSLLHFSALHIVFNLMWWWILAGRIENRVGSQPLFLLLLVAGTLPNLVQYFVAGPDFGGLSGVVYALLGYCWIMGRLKPAAGIEVQPAVVGFMLLWLAFGFTDMFGLSIANGAHLAGLLVGMAQGWLDSRK from the coding sequence ATGCAGGAAATTGGCCGACTCCCCAATGAAAGAGCTGCACTGGCGCTGATTGACTACCTGCGCGGCCAAGGTATCGCCTGCCAGTTAGTGCACTTGGAACGAGGTGTCGCCATCTGTGTTGAGCAGCCGCAACAAGCCAATGTGGCGCGCAAAGCCTTCTTCGATTTCATCCGTAATCCGGGTGATAACAAATATCGCCAGGCCTCCTGGGAACATGGTGATAACCGCCAAGCGCCAGATTATGGTGCGCCATCGCTGCAACTCTTCAGCCAGTTCATCACCGGTGCTGGCCCACTCACGCTGCTGGTAATGGCGGCGTGTATCATTATCTTTGCGGTCATGAATCTGGGCGGCGAAGCAATCATATTTAATAGCCTCGGTTTCTTCGGCAGTTCCGCCGCTACCTCAGCAGCACAAGTGTGGCGCTTGTTTACTCCAAGCCTGCTGCACTTTTCCGCATTGCACATTGTCTTTAATCTGATGTGGTGGTGGATTTTAGCCGGGCGTATTGAAAATCGCGTTGGTAGCCAACCCTTATTTCTACTGCTGTTGGTGGCCGGAACCCTTCCCAATCTGGTGCAGTATTTTGTTGCTGGGCCGGATTTTGGTGGTCTCTCCGGAGTTGTGTATGCGCTGCTCGGTTACTGCTGGATAATGGGGCGTCTGAAGCCTGCGGCTGGTATTGAAGTGCAACCCGCCGTTGTCGGCTTTATGTTGCTCTGGCTGGCATTTGGCTTTACTGACATGTTTGGTCTGAGCATCGCCAATGGTGCACATTTGGCAGGGCTGCTAGTTGGTATGGCACAAGGCTGGCTTGATAGTCGCAAATAA
- the glpE gene encoding thiosulfate sulfurtransferase GlpE yields MNNYQIISAASLKQLQQQQTGVQIVDIRDAASYEKGHIPGAVRLGNDNLAEFITQADMEKPLVVVCYHGISSQSAAEYLHQQGFDEVYSLEGGFAAWPWYD; encoded by the coding sequence ATGAATAACTACCAGATAATCTCTGCCGCCTCACTGAAGCAACTGCAACAACAGCAGACTGGGGTACAAATCGTCGACATTCGTGATGCCGCCAGCTATGAGAAAGGCCACATTCCGGGCGCCGTCAGACTTGGTAATGATAATCTGGCAGAATTTATTACGCAGGCAGATATGGAAAAGCCGTTAGTGGTCGTTTGTTATCACGGTATCAGCAGCCAGAGCGCCGCTGAATATCTACATCAACAAGGATTTGATGAAGTGTACAGCCTGGAAGGTGGTTTCGCTGCCTGGCCTTGGTACGACTGA
- the tdh gene encoding L-threonine 3-dehydrogenase, whose amino-acid sequence MKALSKLKPEQGIWMVDVPEPTMGPNDLLIKIRKTAICGTDVHIYNWDEWSQKTIPVPMVVGHEYVGEVVGVGDEVRGFKVGDRVSGEGHITCGHCRNCRAGRTHLCRNTFGVGVNREGCFAEYLVIPAFNAFRIPEDISDELASIFDPFGNAVHTALSFDLVGEDVLITGAGPIGIMAVAICKHVGARHVVITDVNEYRLELARKMGATRAVNVAKEDLKQVMQDLKMTEGFDVGLEMSGVPSAFHAMLDTMNHGGKIAMLGIPGGQMAIDWSKVIFKGLVIKGIYGREMFETWYKMASLIQSGLDISPVITHRFAIDDFQQGFDAMRSGQSGKVILNWD is encoded by the coding sequence ATGAAAGCTCTCAGTAAACTCAAGCCCGAACAGGGTATCTGGATGGTCGATGTGCCGGAACCCACCATGGGGCCCAATGACCTGCTGATAAAAATTCGCAAAACCGCTATTTGTGGTACCGATGTACACATCTACAACTGGGATGAATGGTCACAGAAGACCATTCCGGTACCTATGGTGGTCGGTCACGAATATGTGGGTGAAGTTGTGGGTGTGGGTGATGAAGTACGCGGTTTTAAAGTGGGTGACCGGGTGTCTGGCGAAGGTCATATCACCTGTGGTCATTGCCGTAACTGCCGTGCTGGCCGTACCCACCTGTGCCGCAATACCTTTGGTGTTGGGGTAAACCGCGAAGGCTGCTTTGCCGAATATCTGGTTATTCCGGCGTTTAATGCTTTCCGTATCCCGGAAGACATCAGCGATGAGCTAGCCTCTATTTTCGACCCCTTTGGTAATGCGGTGCATACCGCCCTGTCATTTGATCTGGTGGGCGAAGATGTGTTGATCACCGGTGCTGGCCCTATCGGCATCATGGCGGTGGCCATCTGTAAACATGTGGGTGCCCGTCATGTGGTGATCACCGATGTCAATGAATATCGGCTGGAACTGGCACGTAAAATGGGTGCCACCCGGGCGGTAAACGTTGCCAAGGAAGATCTCAAGCAAGTCATGCAAGACCTGAAAATGACCGAAGGGTTTGATGTCGGTTTAGAGATGTCAGGGGTGCCATCAGCATTCCATGCCATGCTCGATACCATGAACCACGGCGGCAAGATTGCCATGCTGGGGATCCCTGGCGGTCAGATGGCCATTGACTGGAGCAAGGTGATTTTCAAGGGCTTGGTGATCAAAGGGATCTACGGCCGCGAAATGTTTGAAACCTGGTATAAAATGGCCAGTCTGATCCAATCAGGCTTGGATATTTCACCAGTGATCACCCATAGATTTGCGATTGATGACTTCCAGCAAGGCTTTGATGCTATGCGCTCCGGACAGTCAGGAAAAGTTATCCTCAACTGGGATTAA
- a CDS encoding glycine C-acetyltransferase, giving the protein MASSSFYAQIQQQLADTKAEGLYKNERVIVSPQQTAIRVGEHEVINFCANNYLGLANHPQLIQAAQQGMDAHGFGMASVRFICGTQDIHKQLEAKIAAFLGMEDSILYSSCFDANGGLFETLLGAEDAIISDALNHASIIDGVRLCKAMRFRYANNDMADLEQQLQAAKTANARHILIATDGVFSMDGVIANLKGVCDLADKYGALVMVDDSHAVGFIGAHGRGTHEYCEVMGRVDIITGTLGKALGGASGGYTAAKKEVIDWLRQRSRPYLFSNSLAPAIVCASIKVLELLEHGDHLRQSVWENSRYFREQMTAAGFTLAGADHAIIPVMLGDAKLASDFADALLKENIYVIGFSFPVVPKGQARIRTQMSAAHTKAQLDKAIEAFTRIGKQLGVI; this is encoded by the coding sequence GTGGCATCTTCCTCATTCTACGCCCAAATCCAACAACAATTGGCTGATACCAAAGCCGAAGGTCTGTACAAAAACGAGCGGGTGATTGTTTCCCCGCAACAAACGGCGATTCGCGTTGGCGAGCATGAAGTTATCAACTTCTGCGCCAATAACTATCTGGGATTAGCTAACCATCCGCAATTGATCCAAGCCGCACAACAAGGCATGGATGCCCACGGTTTTGGCATGGCTTCCGTGCGTTTTATCTGTGGTACACAGGACATTCATAAACAGTTAGAAGCCAAAATCGCCGCATTTCTGGGGATGGAAGACAGCATTCTGTACTCCTCCTGTTTTGATGCCAATGGCGGTTTATTTGAAACTCTGCTAGGTGCCGAAGATGCGATTATCTCGGATGCACTCAACCATGCCTCCATCATTGATGGCGTGCGTTTATGTAAAGCAATGCGCTTCCGTTATGCCAACAATGATATGGCCGATCTGGAGCAGCAACTGCAAGCAGCAAAGACCGCCAATGCCCGCCATATTCTGATCGCAACCGATGGCGTGTTCTCGATGGACGGAGTGATCGCTAACCTGAAAGGCGTGTGCGATCTGGCCGATAAATACGGGGCTCTGGTGATGGTTGATGACTCTCACGCAGTAGGTTTTATTGGCGCGCATGGCCGCGGCACCCACGAATACTGCGAGGTGATGGGCCGCGTTGACATCATTACCGGCACACTGGGTAAAGCACTTGGCGGTGCTTCCGGCGGCTATACCGCTGCCAAAAAAGAGGTGATTGACTGGTTACGGCAACGTTCTCGCCCATATCTGTTTTCTAACTCATTGGCGCCAGCAATTGTCTGTGCCTCTATCAAGGTGCTGGAACTGCTGGAGCATGGTGATCACCTGCGTCAATCCGTATGGGAAAACAGCCGTTATTTCCGGGAACAGATGACGGCGGCAGGTTTTACCTTGGCAGGCGCCGACCACGCCATCATTCCGGTAATGTTAGGCGATGCCAAACTCGCCAGCGATTTTGCCGATGCGCTGCTTAAAGAAAATATCTACGTTATCGGTTTCTCATTCCCCGTGGTGCCCAAGGGACAAGCGCGCATCCGTACCCAAATGTCGGCCGCGCATACCAAAGCACAGCTGGACAAAGCCATCGAAGCCTTTACCCGAATCGGTAAACAGCTGGGTGTTATCTAA
- a CDS encoding TetR/AcrR family transcriptional regulator, with protein MKTRDRIIQASLQLFNENGERSTTTNHIAAHLGMSPGNLYYHFRNKEDIIRSIFTLYENHLESAFQPYTPQQLDVEVLISYFDAIFYTMWQFRFMYANLVDILGRDEALKQRYLKVQTRVQTHATELLTQLCRDGFLCVAPDKISRLADSIRMMVSFWISYQLTQSDGSGITKATLYEGVLRVLMIFNGYATSNSANTFARLEQHYSALALRPQ; from the coding sequence ATGAAAACCCGTGACCGAATCATCCAAGCCAGCTTGCAGTTGTTCAACGAAAATGGCGAACGCAGTACCACCACCAACCATATTGCGGCCCATCTCGGCATGAGTCCCGGCAATCTCTATTATCATTTTCGTAATAAAGAAGACATTATTCGCAGCATCTTTACCCTGTACGAAAATCATCTTGAATCCGCTTTTCAACCCTACACCCCACAACAGTTGGATGTAGAAGTCCTGATCAGCTACTTCGATGCCATCTTTTACACCATGTGGCAATTCCGGTTTATGTACGCCAACTTGGTGGATATTCTTGGGCGTGACGAGGCGCTGAAACAACGTTATCTGAAGGTGCAAACTCGGGTACAAACCCATGCGACCGAGCTGCTGACACAGTTGTGTCGCGATGGTTTTTTATGCGTTGCCCCCGATAAAATCAGTCGTTTGGCCGATAGCATCCGCATGATGGTCAGTTTTTGGATCAGTTATCAACTGACGCAATCCGATGGTTCCGGCATTACCAAAGCCACACTTTATGAAGGGGTGTTGCGGGTACTGATGATCTTCAATGGGTACGCCACTAGCAATTCGGCCAACACCTTTGCCCGCCTGGAGCAGCACTATAGCGCGCTCGCTCTGCGGCCACAGTAA
- a CDS encoding 3-deoxy-D-manno-octulosonic acid kinase translates to MRFPMHFIKTATGCIAATDATPTEITPTWFRESFWREQQLITGTSKGRYTTWFVRYAQQHWVLRHYWRGGLMEKFSKDAYLFTGFRQTRAVAELALLEQLYQQGLPVPNPIAANVERFGLWYRADILIERIAGASDLVAILTHTALTETQWQALGAQIAEFHCRGVYHADLNAKNILLSGDKFYLIDFDRGGFKAPAPRWQLANLQRLLRSFNKERGKQPALAFDEQCWQWLLKGYHQVNPRT, encoded by the coding sequence ATTAGATTTCCCATGCACTTTATCAAAACTGCCACAGGCTGCATCGCCGCAACCGACGCCACACCGACAGAAATTACCCCAACATGGTTTCGTGAATCTTTCTGGCGTGAACAGCAGTTGATCACCGGCACATCCAAAGGCCGTTATACCACTTGGTTTGTCCGCTACGCACAGCAACACTGGGTCTTACGTCACTACTGGCGTGGCGGCTTGATGGAAAAATTCAGCAAGGATGCCTACCTATTTACCGGTTTTAGACAAACCCGAGCCGTGGCGGAATTAGCACTGCTAGAGCAGTTGTACCAGCAAGGGCTACCAGTGCCGAATCCGATTGCAGCAAACGTTGAGCGTTTTGGTCTATGGTATCGGGCAGACATTCTGATCGAGCGCATCGCAGGTGCCAGCGATCTGGTGGCCATTCTGACACACACAGCATTGACTGAAACTCAGTGGCAGGCGTTGGGGGCCCAGATTGCCGAATTTCACTGCCGTGGTGTTTATCATGCGGATCTAAATGCTAAAAATATCCTGCTTAGCGGCGACAAATTCTATCTGATTGATTTTGACCGCGGCGGTTTTAAAGCCCCAGCACCACGATGGCAACTGGCGAATTTGCAACGGTTATTGCGCTCCTTTAATAAGGAACGGGGCAAACAACCAGCACTGGCCTTCGATGAACAATGCTGGCAATGGTTACTTAAAGGATATCATCAGGTTAATCCGCGGACTTAA